The following are encoded together in the Flavobacteriales bacterium genome:
- a CDS encoding metal-dependent hydrolase, whose translation MRVTFYGHSTFLFELAGSRLLMDPFFSDNPACDTDPMTVECDYMLLTHGHMDHVQDAVSIAKRTGCTVVANYEVATWVKGQGVENVVELNHGGSARMGDITVKCVNAVHSSVLPDGTYGGNPVGFILKSGDTEFYYAGDTALTMDMELIGRYHDLNAAFLPIGDTYTMGVEDGAIAAEMAGAD comes from the coding sequence TCTCGTCTTTTGATGGACCCCTTCTTCTCGGACAATCCGGCCTGTGATACCGACCCTATGACTGTGGAATGCGACTATATGCTGCTGACCCATGGACACATGGATCATGTGCAGGATGCCGTGAGTATCGCCAAACGCACGGGATGCACCGTGGTAGCCAACTATGAAGTTGCTACGTGGGTCAAAGGGCAAGGCGTGGAAAATGTGGTGGAACTGAACCACGGAGGATCGGCACGAATGGGAGATATCACAGTCAAATGCGTCAATGCCGTGCATTCCAGTGTGCTTCCAGATGGGACCTATGGGGGAAACCCGGTCGGATTCATATTGAAGTCCGGTGATACGGAGTTCTATTATGCAGGCGATACCGCATTGACCATGGATATGGAACTCATCGGTCGTTATCACGATCTGAACGCAGCATTCCTGCCCATAGGCGACACCTACACCATGGGTGTGGAAGATGGAGCCATTGCAGCTGAGATGGCAGGTGCAGACC